Proteins encoded together in one Prunus dulcis chromosome 3, ALMONDv2, whole genome shotgun sequence window:
- the LOC117623390 gene encoding translation factor GUF1 homolog, mitochondrial has protein sequence MGFLRRASKTLKSSKYLPLLQTNSKFSPISSLSRRNPLYSEFSYGHFGLSQAFCSHSRKNSKDSDIDLSQYPTERIRNFSIIAHVDHGKSTLADRLLELTGTIKRGHGQPQYLDKLQVERERGITVKAQTATMFYKHNFHGADNNGDHEEPSFLLNLIDTPGHVDFSYEVSRSLAACQGALLVVDAAQGVQAQTVANFYLAFESNLTIIPVINKIDQPTADPDRVKAQLKSMFDLDASDALLTSAKTGQGLEQVLPAVIERIPPPPGKSNSPLRMLLLDSYYDEYKGVICHVAIVDGMLGKGDKVLSAATGQAYEILDIGVMHPELTPTGVLHTGQVGYVVTGMRSTKEARIGDTLYHNRTIVEPLPGFKPAKHMVFSGLYPADGCDFEELNHAIERLTCNDASVSVVKESSTALGMGFRCGFLGLLHMDVFHQRLEQEHGAHVISTIPTVPYIFEYSDGSKVEVQNPATLPSNPKQRVTACWEPTVLATIIIPSEYLGAVITLCSERRGQQLEYSFIDSQRAFMKYQLPLREIVVDFYNELKSLTSGYASFDYEDAEYQQSDMVKLDILLNGQPVDAMATIVHNLKAQRVGRALVEKLKKHIDRQMFEITIQAAIGSKVIARETISAMRKNVLAKCYGGDITRKKKLLEKQKEGKKRMKRVGSVDIPQEAFHELLKSS, from the exons ATGGGTTTTCTTCGAAGAGCTTCGAAGACCCTGAAGTCATCCAAGTACTTGCCTTTGTTGCAAACCAACTCTAAATTCAGCCCAATATCTAGTCTTTCCAGACGGAACCCACTTTACAGTGAATTCAGTTATGGCCATTTTGGACTGAGCCAAGCGTTTTGTTCCCATTCTCGGAAAAACAGCAAAGACAGTGACATAGATTTGAGCCAGTATCCCACTGAGAGGATTAGGAACTTCTCGATAATCGCCCATGTCGATCACGGAAAATCTACTCTCGCTGATAGGCTTTTGGAGCTCACTGGGACTATTAAGAGAGGTCATGGTCAGCCTCAGTACCTGGACAAATTGCAG gtggagagagaaaggggaaTCACTGTAAAAGCGCAAACAGCTACCATGTTTTACAAGCACAATTTTCATGGTGCAGACAACAATGGTGACCATGAAGAACCGagttttttattaaatctgATTGACACGCCTGGTCATGTGGATTTTAGCTATGAAGTATCAAGATCCCTAGCCGCCTGCCAGGGTGCCCTTTTAGTTGTTGATGCCGCCCAGGGTGTTCAAGCGCAAACTGTTGCAAACTTTTATCTTGCCTTCGAATCTAACCTGACAATAATACCTGtcattaacaaaattgaccaGCCAACAGCTGATCCTGATCGTGTTAAAGCTCAGCTAAAATCAATGTTTGATCTCGACGCCAGTGATGCTCTTTTAACATCTGCCAAAACAGGCCAGGGTCTTGAGCAAGTCCTTCCTGCAGTCATAGAGCGCATTCCACCTCCTCCTGGGAAGAGCAATTCACCTTTGCGCATGCTTTTATTGGATTCATACTACGATGAATATAAAGGAGTTATATGCCATGTTGCAATTGTTGATGGCATGTTGGGCAAGGGGGATAAAGTTTTATCTGCAGCAACTGGCCAAGcttatgaaattttggatATTGGAGTCATGCATCCTGAGCTTACTCCTACAGGAGTTCTCCATACTGGACAAGTTGGGTATGTTGTTACGGGCATGCGTTCGACCAAAGAGGCACGCATTGGGGACACACTTTATCATAATCGAACCATCGTTGAGCCCCTTCCAG GGTTCAAGCCTGCAAAACATATGGTATTCTCTGGTCTTTACCCCGCTGATGGATGTGATTTTGAAGAACTCAACCATGCAATTGAGAGACTGACCTGCAATGATGCCAGTGTATCCGTTGTCAAGGAGAGTAGCACAGCATTAGGTATGGGTTTTAG GTGTGGTTTCTTAGGATTACTCCACATGGATGTTTTTCACCAGCGGCTTGAACAG GAGCATGGAGCTCATGTTATTTCTACCATTCCAACTGTTCCTTATATTTTTGAGTATTCTGATGGAAG CAAAGTAGAAGTTCAAAATCCTGCCACATTGCCCTCGAACCCCAAGCAACGAGTAACAGCTTGTTGGGAACCTACAGTTCTAGCTACCATCATTATTCCTAGTGA GTATTTAGGGGCTGTCATCACCCTCTGTTCTGAGCGGAGAGGGCAGCAGTTGGAGTATTCATTCATTGACAG TCAACGAGCCTTTATGAAATATCAATTGCCTTTGAGGGAAATTGTTGTTGACTTTTACAATGAATTGAAGAGTCTTACATCAGGATATGCATCATTTGATTACGAGGACGCGGA ATATCAACAATCTGATATGGTCAAACTTGATATCCTTTTGAATGGACAACCGGTTGATGCAATGGCAACAATTGTTCATAACTTGAAGGCGCAGCGTGTTGGTCGTGCACTGGTGGAGAAGCTGAAGAAACACATAGACAG GCAAATGTTTGAGATAACGATACAAGCTGCAATTGGCTCAAAGGTTATTGCAAGGGAGAC GATTTCTGCCATGAGAAAAAATGTTCTTGCTAAGTGTTATGGTGGTGATATCACTCGAAAGAAGAAGCTGTTAGAGaagcaaaaagaaggaaagaagcgAATGAAGCGTGTCGGTTCTGTTGATATACCTCAGGAGGCATTTCATGAACTACTGAAGAGTTCATAG
- the LOC117623391 gene encoding probable WRKY transcription factor 72: MGEVREENARLKLTLQHMEKDYQSLQCRFLDILRQEASKKATNVDVGVHRIEEPNQLLSLCLGRSPREPKNDETNTTNFTKLVQVDHEDLNANLTLGLANSKLMELPMELVRRQKPQETSLEEPKDHSEAGAGESLPPSSKTPKTTRNEDDEVPQQANAKRARVSVRVRCDTPTMNDGCQWRKYGQKIAKGNPCPRAYYRCTVAPACPVRKQVQRCYEDMSILITTYEGTHNHPLPFTASSMASTTAAAASMLLSGSSTSQPGFGSTATLLNGSDFGVFDSSITNQLYLPKSSNPLLPTITLDLTASPSSSQIHLNRLSSSFASACPFPSSLSFCSSESNISPNSRGNGYLKYGSLPFDKGSFNLDQPYAEKNQQSSSQLSLTESLTKAITSDPNFKSVIAVALSSMVGGGAATHRNQGEGERLGHHLKWSEAAHQFTSHNPLIQNGKGCSTPSIFNRLSSSDSQK, from the exons ATGGGTGAGGTGAGAGAAGAAAATGCCAGACTAAAATTGACCTTACAGCATATGGAGAAGGATTACCAGTCTCTCCAATGTCGTTTTCTCGACATCCTTAGACAAGAGGCTTCCAAGAAAGCTACAAATGTTGATGTTGGTGTTCATCGAATCGAAGAACCCAATCAGCTCTTGTCTCTTTGCCTTGGAAGAAGTCCAAGGGAGCCCAAAAATGATGAAACTAATACCACCAACTTCACCAAACTTGTACAAGTTGATCATGAAGACTTGAATGCCAACCTTACTCTTGGATTAGCTAACTCTAAATTAATGGAGTTGCCTATGGAGCTTGTGCGTAGACAAAAACCTCAGGAGACTAGTTTGGAAGAGCCCAAGGATCATTCAGAAGCTGGAGCTGGAGAATCTTTGCCTCCATCAAGTAAAACACCAAAGACAACGAgaaatgaagatgatgaagttCCACAGCAGGCCAATGCAAAAAGAGCTAGGGTTTCCGTCAGAGTTAGATGCGATACCCCAACG ATGAACGATGGATGCCaatggagaaaatatggacaGAAGATTGCAAAAGGAAATCCATGCCCACGAGCATACTACCGCTGCACAGTTGCACCAGCATGCCCTGTGAGAAAGCAG GTGCAAAGATGTTATGAGGATATGTCCATCTTAATCACCACCTACGAAGGAACCCACAACCACCCACTTCCATTCACAGCCTCTTCCATGGCTTCCACCACCGCTGCGGCAGCTTCCATGCTATTGTCTGGCTCCTCCACATCTCAGCCGGGTTTCGGTTCCACAGCCACTCTACTCAATGGATCAGATTTTGGTGTCTTTGATAGTTCAATAACAAACCAGCTCTACTTGCCCAAATCTTCCAACCCTTTGCTCCCCACAATCACTCTAGACCTCACTGCCTCTCCATCCTCTTCACAGATCCATTTGAATAGGTTGTCTTCTAGCTTTGCTTCAGCTTGCCCATTCCCTTCAAGCCTCAGCTTTTGTTCCTCAGAGTCCAACATTTCGCCCAACAGTAGGGGCAATGGATACCTTAAATATGGCTCACTGCCGTTTGACAAAGGGTCCTTCAATCTAGATCAACCTTATGCAGAAAAGAATCAGCAATCTTCTTCTCAGTTGTCTTTAACAGAATCTTTAACCAAGGCAATCACGTCAGACCCTAATTTCAAATCAGTAATTGCCGTAGCACTTTCATCCATGGTTGGAGGTGGTGCTGCTACTCATCGAAACCAAGGCGAAGGCGAAAGATTAGGACACCACTTGAAGTGGAGTGAAGCTGCTCATCAGTTTACTTCTCATAATCCATTGATACAGAACGGGAAAGGATGCAGCACACCGAGCATTTTCAACAGATTGTCATCTTCAGACTCTCAAAAGTGA
- the LOC117622946 gene encoding polyvinylalcohol dehydrogenase-like, translated as MAPAGSSNNLFLLSLCMVCLVITPSAGFNIWRSAQKHKAAAQDWLNHGGDLYNRRYANREKKISPATVSNLSLKWKFYAGGDITVTPAIVDGTLYFPSWNGYLYAVKASDGSLVWKKNVQKLTGFNNTGFILNVNSTVTRSTPTVAGDLLIVGIYGPAFVIAVKRSNGKLVWSTRLDNHTRAFITMSGTYYKGGYYVGTSSLEEGLTIEQCCTFRGSVSKLDVRTGAILWQTFMLPDNFGKFGEYAGAAIWGSSPSIDVPRNLVFIATSNLYSAPPRIIECQEKENNQTVPSHPEACIEPDNHSESIVALDLDTGKIKWYKQLGGYDIWFGACHRHLDPRCPPGPSPDADFGEAPMMLTTYVNGTKKDIVVAVQKSGFAWALDRDTGSLVWSTEAGPGGLGGGAMWGAATDEKRVYTNIANSQHKNFTLKPSQNSTIAGGWVAMKARSGNIIWSTANSNDATAPAAVTVANGVVFGGSTHRQGPIYAMNAKTGKILWSYDTGATVYGGISVSDGCIYLGNGYKVFNGFVNPNYTAGTSLFAFCV; from the exons ATGGCGCCTGCAGGATCCTCTAACaatctttttctcctttctctgTGTATGGTTTGTCTAGTCATAACACCAAGTGCAGGTTTCAATATT TGGCGTTCTGCACAGAAGCACAAGGCTGCAGCCCAGGATTGGCTAAACCACGGAGGAGACTTGTACAACAGAAGATATGCAAACagggagaagaagataagCCCTGCAACAGTTTCCAATCTCAGTTTGAAGTGGAAATTCTATGCAGGAGGTGACATAACTGTGACACCAGCCATTGTTGACGGCACTCTCTACTTCCCCAGCTGGAACGGCTACCTCTATGCTGTCAAAGCCTCTGATGGTTCCTTGGTTTGGAAGAAGAATGTGCAGAAGCTGACCGGCTTTAACAACACTGGTTTCATCCTTAATGTCAACTCCACCGTGACCCGATCGACCCCAACTGTTGCTGGTGATCTGCTCATTGTTGGGATCTATGGCCCTGCTTTTGTTATTGCTGTGAAAAGGTCCAATGGAAAGCTGGTCTGGTCTACCAGACTTGACAACCACACCAGAGCTTTTATCACCATGTCCGGAACCTATTACAAGGG GGGTTACTATGTTGGAACATCCTCTCTAGAAGAAGGACTCACCATTGAGCAATGCTGCACCTTTCGTGGGAGCGTCTCGAAGTTAGATGTTCGAACAGGAGCAATCTTATGGCAGACCTTCATGCTGCCAGACAATTTTGGCAAGTTTGGAGAGTATGCTGGAGCAGCAATATGGGGAAGCAGCCCTTCCATTGATGTCCCTCGGAACCTTGTCTTCATTGCCACTTCAAACCTGTACTCAGCTCCTCCACGTATAATTGAATGCCAGGAGAAGGAAAACAATCAAACAGTGCCTTCTCACCCAGAGGCCTGCATTGAGCCTGACAACCACTCTGAATCCATTGTAGCTCTTGATTTAGACACTGGCAAAATCAAATGGTATAAGCAGCTAGGGGGCTATGATATATGGTTCGGTGCGTGCCATCGACATTTGGACCCAAGGTGCCCGCCTGGACCTAGCCCAGATGCGGATTTTGGTGAAGCACCAATGATGTTAACCACATATGTCAATGGGACTAAGAAGGATATTGTTGTTGCTGTTCAGAAAAGTGGGTTTGCTTGGGCTCTGGATAGAGATACTGGTAGCTTAGTGTGGTCTACG GAAGCTGGACCAGGAGGGCTAGGAGGAGGAGCAATGTGGGGTGCAGCCACAGACGAAAAAAGGGTCTATACAAACATAGCCAACAGCCAGCACAAGAACTTCACTCTGAAACCATCCCAGAACAGCACAATTGCTGGTGGATGGGTGGCAATGAAGGCTCGCAGTGGTAATATCATATGGTCCACGGCCAATTccaatgatgctactgctccTGCAGCTGTTACTGTGGCCAATGGTGTTGTTTTCGGAGGATCCACGCACCGGCAAGGACCGATATACGCAATGAATGCTAAGACAGGAAAGATTTTGTGGTCATATGATACAGGAGCCACTGTGTATGGTGGCATTTCAGTGAGCGATGGATGCATTTACCTTGGAAATGGTTACAAAGTGTTTAATGGATTTGTCAACCCCAATTACACTGCAGGAACCTCGCTCTTTGCCTTCTGTGTTTAG